From a single Mus musculus strain C57BL/6J chromosome 12, GRCm38.p6 C57BL/6J genomic region:
- the Cipc gene encoding CLOCK-interacting pacemaker isoform a (isoform a is encoded by transcript variant 3), giving the protein MQRVPVLRLPAILDMERKIPSRESPRRLSAKPGRGTEMKKLARPLGVVAADSDKDSGFSDGSSECLSSAEQMESEDMLSALGCKREDKRRQPSKAADTALPTLPPMVVMKSVLVKQGSSSSQLQSWTVQPSFEVISAQPQLFVLHPPVPSPVSSCQTGEKKSESRNYLPILNSYTKIAPHPGKRGLNSEDRGTSGVSKKLCTERPGPSLSSSEPAKTGRVLSSPSTPAPPSSKLTEDSTLQGVPSLGAGGSPQTLQPVSSSHVAKAPSLTLASPASPVCASDSTLHGLESSSPLSPLSASYTSPLWAAEHLCRSPDIFSEQRQNKHRRFQNTLVVLHKSGLLEITLKTKELIRQNQATQAELDQLKEQTQMFIEATKSRAPQAWAKLQASLTSGSSHSGSDLDTLSDHPDV; this is encoded by the exons ATGCAAAGAGTACCTGTGCTCCGTCTTCCGGCCATCTTAGACATGGAGAGGAAAATCCCATCCAGAGAGAGCCCCAGAAGACTGTCCGCCAAGCCAGGCCGAGGCACGGAGATGAAGAAGCTAGCGCGACCACTTGGCGTGGtggcagctgactcagacaaggACTCTGGCTTCTCAG ATGGGAGCTCAGAATGTTTGAGCTCCGCAGAGCAGATGGAGTCAGAGGACATGCTGAGCGCCTTGGGCTGCAAGAGAGAAGACAAGCGGAGGCAGCCCTCCAAAGCTGCGGACACTGCCCTCCCCACGCTGCCCCCTATGGTCGTCATGAAGAGCGTGCTGGTCAAGCAG GGCAGCAGCTCCTCCCAGCTTCAGTCCTGGACTGTCCAGCCCTCCTTTGAAGTGATCTCAGCGCAGCCACAGCTCTTTGTCCTTCATCCACCTGTGCCATCTCCTGTCAGCTCATGCCAGACTGGTGAGAAAAAGTCAGAATCCAGAAACTACTTGCCCATTCTAAATTCTTATACCAAAATAGCCCCCCACCCAGGCAAGAGGGGCCTcaattcagaagacagaggaacAAGTGGGGTATCGAAGAAACTCTGCACGGAGAGACCGGGGCCAAGCCTGTCTTCCAGTGAGCCAGCCAAGACTGGCCGAGTATTATCCAGTCCTTCCACTCCAGCCCCACCCAGCTCCAAACTCACTGAGGACTCCACTCTGCAAGGAGTTCCCTCCCTTGGGGCTGGCGGAAGTCCACAGACTCTTCAGCCTGTGTCCAGCAGCCATGTGGCTAAAGCTCCCAGTCTGACTTTGGCTTCGCCCGCCAGCCCTGTGTGTGCGTCAGACAGCACTCTGCATGGCCTAGAGAGcagctcccctctctccccactgtcaGCCAGTTACACTTCACCTCTGTGGGCTGCGGAGCACCTCTGCCGCAGCCCAGACATCTTCTCCGAGCAGAGGCAGAACAAGCATAGGCGCTTTCAGAATACCTTAGTGGTCCTCCACAAGTCTGGTTTGCTGGAGATCACTCTGAAAACCAAGGAGTTGATTCGTCAGAACCAAGCAACTCAGGCAGAGCTGGACCAGCTGAAGGAGCAAACCCAGATGTTTATAGAGGCCACCAAGAGCAGGGCTCCTCAGGCATGGGCCAAGTTGCAGGCATCACTAACATCTGGGTCCAGTCATTCAGGCAGTGACCTAGACACGTTGTCTGATCACCCAGACGTATAG
- the Cipc gene encoding CLOCK-interacting pacemaker isoform X4: protein MESEDMLSALGCKREDKRRQPSKAADTALPTLPPMVVMKSVLVKQGSSSSQLQSWTVQPSFEVISAQPQLFVLHPPVPSPVSSCQTGEKKSESRNYLPILNSYTKIAPHPGKRGLNSEDRGTSGVSKKLCTERPGPSLSSSEPAKTGRVLSSPSTPAPPSSKLTEDSTLQGVPSLGAGGSPQTLQPVSSSHVAKAPSLTLASPASPVCASDSTLHGLESSSPLSPLSASYTSPLWAAEHLCRSPDIFSEQRQNKHRRFQNTLVVLHKSGLLEITLKTKELIRQNQATQAELDQLKEQTQMFIEATKSRAPQAWAKLQASLTSGSSHSGSDLDTLSDHPDV, encoded by the exons ATGGAGTCAGAGGACATGCTGAGCGCCTTGGGCTGCAAGAGAGAAGACAAGCGGAGGCAGCCCTCCAAAGCTGCGGACACTGCCCTCCCCACGCTGCCCCCTATGGTCGTCATGAAGAGCGTGCTGGTCAAGCAG GGCAGCAGCTCCTCCCAGCTTCAGTCCTGGACTGTCCAGCCCTCCTTTGAAGTGATCTCAGCGCAGCCACAGCTCTTTGTCCTTCATCCACCTGTGCCATCTCCTGTCAGCTCATGCCAGACTGGTGAGAAAAAGTCAGAATCCAGAAACTACTTGCCCATTCTAAATTCTTATACCAAAATAGCCCCCCACCCAGGCAAGAGGGGCCTcaattcagaagacagaggaacAAGTGGGGTATCGAAGAAACTCTGCACGGAGAGACCGGGGCCAAGCCTGTCTTCCAGTGAGCCAGCCAAGACTGGCCGAGTATTATCCAGTCCTTCCACTCCAGCCCCACCCAGCTCCAAACTCACTGAGGACTCCACTCTGCAAGGAGTTCCCTCCCTTGGGGCTGGCGGAAGTCCACAGACTCTTCAGCCTGTGTCCAGCAGCCATGTGGCTAAAGCTCCCAGTCTGACTTTGGCTTCGCCCGCCAGCCCTGTGTGTGCGTCAGACAGCACTCTGCATGGCCTAGAGAGcagctcccctctctccccactgtcaGCCAGTTACACTTCACCTCTGTGGGCTGCGGAGCACCTCTGCCGCAGCCCAGACATCTTCTCCGAGCAGAGGCAGAACAAGCATAGGCGCTTTCAGAATACCTTAGTGGTCCTCCACAAGTCTGGTTTGCTGGAGATCACTCTGAAAACCAAGGAGTTGATTCGTCAGAACCAAGCAACTCAGGCAGAGCTGGACCAGCTGAAGGAGCAAACCCAGATGTTTATAGAGGCCACCAAGAGCAGGGCTCCTCAGGCATGGGCCAAGTTGCAGGCATCACTAACATCTGGGTCCAGTCATTCAGGCAGTGACCTAGACACGTTGTCTGATCACCCAGACGTATAG